Proteins found in one Subtercola endophyticus genomic segment:
- a CDS encoding RidA family protein: MSGVAARLAELGIALPAVSAPAGAYVPAVVSGNLVFTAGQLPFVGGLLGQTGKVGVEADAGVSAANALVSPSDAKGMAQIAALNALAAIQSVIGSLDRVTQVVKVTGFVASDPSFTGQPGVINGASEFLVDVFGAAGIHSRSAVGVAVLPLDSPVEVELIVSFE; the protein is encoded by the coding sequence GTGAGCGGGGTCGCCGCACGGCTCGCGGAGCTCGGCATCGCGCTTCCAGCGGTCTCTGCGCCGGCGGGCGCGTATGTTCCCGCGGTCGTGTCAGGAAATCTGGTGTTCACCGCGGGGCAGCTGCCGTTCGTGGGCGGCTTGCTGGGGCAGACGGGCAAGGTCGGAGTCGAGGCGGATGCTGGGGTTTCGGCAGCGAATGCGTTGGTGTCTCCTTCTGACGCGAAGGGCATGGCGCAGATCGCCGCTCTCAACGCGCTAGCGGCCATTCAGAGCGTGATCGGATCGCTCGACCGCGTCACGCAGGTCGTGAAGGTGACCGGATTCGTCGCGTCAGACCCGTCTTTCACGGGCCAGCCGGGTGTCATCAACGGCGCCTCGGAGTTTCTGGTCGACGTATTCGGGGCAGCGGGCATCCACTCGCGTTCGGCCGTCGGCGTTGCGGTGCTGCCCCTGGATTCGCCCGTCGAGGTGGAGTTGATCGTCTCGTTCGAGTAG